TTACTTCTCCTCGCCAAAATCCAACTAAGGAATGGTTGAATTTTGTAAAAACTCACAAAGCTCGCAACAAAATCAGGCAATTTGTTAACCTTCAGAAACGTGAAGAATTCCGTCGTGATGCGTGGAGTAATTTAGAAAAAGATTTTCGGCAAGCAGGGTTAAATTTGAATCGGATGGTTCGGGAAAACCGATTAGAAAATGAATGTCAGCAGCGTAAATCTCAATCCTTTGAGCACGTTCTAAATTGTATCGGGCAAGGTTCTCTGCGCTCACAGGAAATACTGCAGTGGTTTGTGGACGCACCTAATGACCTTGCCACTGTACCAATAATTCGACCCAAGAACGAAAAAATGCTTTCAGGCATCCAGAAACATTTTATTCCTGGGAAATTTCATGTTGGTGTTGAGGGACTAGAGGAAGCAGTTACTAGTCTAGCAGGTTGCTGTAAGCCAGTTCCAGGCGATGAAATTATTGGATATATTTCGAAAAATCGAATGATCAAGATACACAGAAAAAACTGTGAATCAGCTAGTCATCTTGGAAATGATCAACTGCTTGCCGTCAACTGGATTGAATTTGCTTGATTAGGTTATCAGTTCGTTCCCCACTCATAACTTTCGAATTCAAGCTACTAATCAATTTTTTCTGTTCGACTACCTCAGACAAAACATACTGGGCTTTTTCACTGGACTGTTATGTGGGTCCACACATAATTTTGCAGATTTACTGAGTACATTTGCAGTGAGAGACTAGTATGAAATTAGTGGTTATTGGAGCTGGTAACATGGGGGGTGCGATTGCAACTGCACTCATCCAGGCAGAACTAGTGCTCCCTAAAAATCTACTATTGATCGAACCCGATGAAGAAAAGCGTGAAAATCTTGGAAATCAACTCTCCTGCGCTACATCCAATCATTTTGATGATCTATCTGAAAACTTTGATTTAATCCTTTTGGCTATCAAGCCTCAAATCTCAGGGGATGTTCTCAGGAACCTTCGTGATCATCTTCACCCTTATCAACTCCTTCTTTCAATTCTCGCTGGGACCTCCATAGATTCGCTTCAACGTCTAAGCGGTCACACCAAGGTGGTCAGAATCATGCCAAACACGCCTGCACAGCTGGCTCAGGGGATGTCAGTCTTTCATGCTGCTAGAGAAGTCAATTCGACTGAGAAAGAGCTTGTCAAGCAGCTACTAGATTCTTGTGGTAAGTGTTTCGAAGTACAGAGTGAGACCATGATTGATGCTGCTACTGCAATCTCAGGCAGTGGCCCCGCCTACCTATTTTATCTCGGGGAGCAAATGGTCATAAAAGCTATGGAATTGGGATTTTCAGAAGCAGAAGCCAGTCAACTCGTCCAACAAGCGATTTTTGGCTCTGCGCAACTATGGATACATAGTGGCGAATCTCCAGGAACGCTCCGTCAACGAGTAACATCCTCTGGTGGAACCACAGCTGCTGCAATTGAAAAGTTCAATGACTTGGACATAGGCTCAGGAATTCAACAGGGAATCCATCAGGCGTTTTTGCGAGCTGTTGAACTATCACAACCGTGACTATCAACCTAGATATTTCTTAGTGTAAAAGTAATGACTTGTGTAATTATCGTTGGTTCCCAGTGGGGAGATGAGGGTAAAGGAAAGATCGTAGATCTTCTGACGGAGTATGCTGATGGGGTCATCCGTTACCAAGGAGGAAACAATGCGGGACACACAGTGATGTTCGAAGACAAGACCTTTGTCCTGCACCTGATTCCATCAGGGATTCTGAGAGAAAAACTCTCAATTTTGGGGAATGGTGTTGTAATAGATCCAGCGGCACTACTTGAGGAGATTAAACAGCTTCAAGAAATGAAAATTTCTGTCCGGGACAACCTTCGAATTAGCAATAATGCACACCTGGTCATGCCTTACCACCTGCTGTTTGACCAACTTAGAGAATCACGCAAGGGTAAGCAGAAAATAGGTACAACAGGACGGGGAATTGGTCCTACCTACGAAGACAAAGTGGCGCGATCAGGTATACGCTTAGGAGATTTGCGAAATTCAGATCATCTGAAAGATCGACTTTCGAAAATTATTGAAGAGAAAAACTCTCAACTTCGGCACTACTTTGGAGCCGAACAAAAATGCCTGAATTTGGGACATGTACTAGATGAGCTACAAAATCATTTTCAAGAACTAGAGCCTTATCTTTGCGACACTGCTCAGTTGGTTAATGATCAATTGGACGCAGGCAAGAATCTGATTTTTGAAGGCGCTCAAGGGACTTTTCTGGATGTAGATCATGGCACCTACCCCTACGTCACCTCATCAAATACTCTGGCGGGAGGAGTGTGTACAGGAGCTGGAATTGGCCCGACCAAGGTTAGTCATGTTTTGGGGATTACTAAAGCCTACACAACGCGTGTGGGAGGTGGTCCTTTTCCGACAGAATTAGATAATGAAACAGGAGAATTTCTGAGAAGTGAGGGAGGGGAGTTCGGAGCCACAACTGGAAGGCCAAGGCGATGTGGTTGGTTTGATGCAGTTTTGGTTCGTCAGGCTGTGCGCCTAAATGGCATCAGCAGCTTGGCACTCACCAAATTAGATGTTCTTGATAAATTTGAAGAAATCAGGATTGCAGTAGCCTATCAACTTGCGGACGGTACAACTACCAAAAATTTTCCTACCCAGCAGCTGGATCAAGTCACACCAATCTATGAAACCATGCCAGGATGGAACCGCTCTTCCCAAGGTATTCAGCAAGTGGATGAATTACCGAAAGAACTAACTGCATATATTAAACGCCTGGAAGATTTGGTTTCAGCGCCGGTATCAATTATTTCAACTGGTCCTCGTCGCGAAGAAACCATCTTGCTACCATCTGCTCCACTCATGAATCCCTGAATTATAGTTCACCAGCAACGCGAATGAAAATTACCTACCGACATTTTCAAAACGAGGGAATTATTGCACTGGATACACAAATGATGCGTCCGCTCATGGTTTCCAGTCATTTGATCCTACAAAATGGTAAAGCCGCTTTCGTTGATGTAGGTGCTTCCCCTTCGATCCCTAACCTACTAAAAGGACTCTCTGAGCATAGCCTAAGCAAAGCAGATATAGAGTACGTCATAGTCACACATGTTCATTTAGACCATGCGGGAGGGGTGGGTATATTGATGAACCAACTACCCAACGCAAAGTTAGTTGTTCATCCACGGGGATCAAGACACATGATTGATCCATCCAAACTGATTGCTGGCGCTACGGCTGTTTATGGACCAGAAGAAATGTCCAAAACTTATGGGGAAATACTCCCAGTTTCCGAAGATAGGGTGATTGTTGCAAAAGATGGATTCCAGCTAGATTTTGATGGGCGAATTTTGGAATTCTGGGACACGCCAGGTCATGCCCGCCACCATTTCTGCATTATTGATCATTTGACTCGCTCAATCTTTACAGGTGACAGTTTTGGATTGAGCTATCGAGAATTTGACCACAATGACCAAGTTTTCATTTTACCAACTACTTCTCCGGTACAGTTCGATCCTGATGAAATGAAAGCAACGATCCGGCGTATCGCTAATTTTCAGCCACAAGCAGTTTATTTGACTCACTTTAGCAGACTGAATTACAGGGAAAGCCTAGCTGAAGACCTATTGAGCATGGTTAATGCTCATGTAGAGATCGGCCAGAGAGCAGCAAAACTTGAAAAAACAGCAAAACTTGAGCAAATCAAAAGAGACCTTTGGGAACTGCTCTGGAAAGAAGCGCAAAAACGCAGCTGTCCGCTGGACGAACACCAAACACATCAACTTCTCGCTCTTGATTGGGAACTGAATGCCCAAGGACTTGTCAGTTGGCTTGAACGAATCGCCTGAAAATTAGACCCTTACTCTC
This DNA window, taken from SAR324 cluster bacterium, encodes the following:
- the proC gene encoding pyrroline-5-carboxylate reductase gives rise to the protein MKLVVIGAGNMGGAIATALIQAELVLPKNLLLIEPDEEKRENLGNQLSCATSNHFDDLSENFDLILLAIKPQISGDVLRNLRDHLHPYQLLLSILAGTSIDSLQRLSGHTKVVRIMPNTPAQLAQGMSVFHAAREVNSTEKELVKQLLDSCGKCFEVQSETMIDAATAISGSGPAYLFYLGEQMVIKAMELGFSEAEASQLVQQAIFGSAQLWIHSGESPGTLRQRVTSSGGTTAAAIEKFNDLDIGSGIQQGIHQAFLRAVELSQP
- a CDS encoding adenylosuccinate synthase; this encodes MTCVIIVGSQWGDEGKGKIVDLLTEYADGVIRYQGGNNAGHTVMFEDKTFVLHLIPSGILREKLSILGNGVVIDPAALLEEIKQLQEMKISVRDNLRISNNAHLVMPYHLLFDQLRESRKGKQKIGTTGRGIGPTYEDKVARSGIRLGDLRNSDHLKDRLSKIIEEKNSQLRHYFGAEQKCLNLGHVLDELQNHFQELEPYLCDTAQLVNDQLDAGKNLIFEGAQGTFLDVDHGTYPYVTSSNTLAGGVCTGAGIGPTKVSHVLGITKAYTTRVGGGPFPTELDNETGEFLRSEGGEFGATTGRPRRCGWFDAVLVRQAVRLNGISSLALTKLDVLDKFEEIRIAVAYQLADGTTTKNFPTQQLDQVTPIYETMPGWNRSSQGIQQVDELPKELTAYIKRLEDLVSAPVSIISTGPRREETILLPSAPLMNP
- a CDS encoding MBL fold metallo-hydrolase; protein product: MKITYRHFQNEGIIALDTQMMRPLMVSSHLILQNGKAAFVDVGASPSIPNLLKGLSEHSLSKADIEYVIVTHVHLDHAGGVGILMNQLPNAKLVVHPRGSRHMIDPSKLIAGATAVYGPEEMSKTYGEILPVSEDRVIVAKDGFQLDFDGRILEFWDTPGHARHHFCIIDHLTRSIFTGDSFGLSYREFDHNDQVFILPTTSPVQFDPDEMKATIRRIANFQPQAVYLTHFSRLNYRESLAEDLLSMVNAHVEIGQRAAKLEKTAKLEQIKRDLWELLWKEAQKRSCPLDEHQTHQLLALDWELNAQGLVSWLERIA